A stretch of DNA from Anaerolineales bacterium:
CATCCATTACGGTTTATGGACCTTCCAGTATAACTTGCCGCTTCACATCTGCTCGATCATGGTCTTCGCCAGCGCCGTCATGCTGATTACCCGCAGTTACGCGATTTACGAGTTCAGCTATTTCCTGGGGATCGGCGCGGCGATCCAGGCGCTGCTCACCCCCGACGTGGGGATATACGGCTTTCCGCACTACCGGTTCTTCCAGACGATGACCGCCCACGGGCTGCTGATCCTCTGCGCGGTCTACATGACCGCCGTCGAAAAATTCCGCCCGTATCCGAAATCCCTCCTGCGCGTGGCGGTGGTGATGAACGTTTACATGGCGGTGATCTTCGTCTTCAACCAACTGACCGGAAGCAACTACCTGTTTATCGCCCACAAACCGGAGACGGCCAGCCTGATCGACGTGCTCGGCCCCTGGCCGTGGTACATTCTGAGCATCGAGGCGATCGGGACGGCGATCTGCCTGCTGTTGTATTCGCCGTTCTTCTTCAAAGACCTGTCCGCCGGCCGGCGGAAAGCCGCC
This window harbors:
- a CDS encoding TIGR02206 family membrane protein, with the protein product MEQFFTSDYAGPPFEMGNVPHAASLILVLLACILIYALRDRFSPPMKTLARWALAVGLVGNELAYHAWNIHYGLWTFQYNLPLHICSIMVFASAVMLITRSYAIYEFSYFLGIGAAIQALLTPDVGIYGFPHYRFFQTMTAHGLLILCAVYMTAVEKFRPYPKSLLRVAVVMNVYMAVIFVFNQLTGSNYLFIAHKPETASLIDVLGPWPWYILSIEAIGTAICLLLYSPFFFKDLSAGRRKAAAAAQNTA